Below is a window of Nicotiana tabacum cultivar K326 chromosome 19, ASM71507v2, whole genome shotgun sequence DNA.
TGTTGATAATTGGAATATATTTTATCTACAATGAGAAAATTTTGTTGCTAATTAATTGGCGTAAGTTTATAATGGATGGTCATTAAggtttaactcaaaaatcaatttAATCTACTAACCAAGACCAAGAAATCATCATCAAGTCTAACGtctttacacaagtcataatattgGTCTTGTGTAAATACTTTAGCTTGTGTAATTTATTATTAGGTGGTGTTTATTTGTGCTCTTGTATTCTAAAAGTATTTTATGCGTAAATttgaaataatataatttttaatgTCTCATAAACTctaatataatttatactcataAGATATGAACTGCATGATTTTTTAAGGAAAATAATCGAACTATAAGACGGATTAAAAAAACACAAACTTGAGACACGAGAGATGACCATACGTACTTTTGAAGCTATTCAATCGCCACCTTTTGAAATTTCCAATTTTTctgtttttaatatttttatttgggggtgggggtggggggactTTTTCTATTTGGCCATGATTGTTAGGTAAGTATGCAAAGAGTTTTTCTCTAACATTCCAATGTTCCATTATGAGGGGCGTCCAACTACTTAAATCAAAccttctttttccttcttctcaTAGTAATAAATATTCTGTTCAATCATCAACCACAATGagatatttatataaaatttctTAAGACTAATTCTTCTCTAATTCTAAAAAACTTATTCCTTCAAATTTGAGAAATAACTCGgacttttcttctttaattattaaGATTCTTGACCACAATGTCTTCTTTTTACCATAACTTCTTAGGATAACCTtgtcatttttttcaaaaaaaataaaattaaactaGAAAAGAAAACTGCTAAGTTCGTAAAATTTGAAGCCCGCTTAAATTCATATAGTAGCATAAAATAAATGAATCGAACTTATCTCAGTTTCTCTTATTTTCCATTCCCTATACATTTTAGGTAGATCATGCAATAATATTGGAGAGGGTAATTCGACTTCTAATGCTGGAATATTATTAGTAATCGCTTTACACTTCCAGTTCAAATATTCATTtgataaactttttcaaaaagGCACGAGCTTTTCTGCCATAGctttactaataataataattcgtGTAGGCTATTATTATAAGGGCAATTAAAAGGAAATAGAGCCTAGGTGCAGTCTAATTCCCCACCTAAACCTATAAAAATGTTATAAAATAGAGCTGCATTTTGGGGTCCCAAAAATCTTTCATGTAAGGTCCTCTCCCTACAACCCCACAAATTCTAAAGTCACATGAAATGAGGGCTTTCACGTGTTTTGTCAACCTGAGATTGCCGGTTGAAAAATGTTTTCAAACAAGTCAATGCAAAATAAAACAATGGCCCCATTTTAATATTGCATAATTAAAAATACTACACCAACTTCCAAGAAGTTAATTTTTCGTTTGACATATGTTTGGTTATAGATTGGTTACAACCAGAATAATTTATTTGTGGATTATGTCAATAACAAAGTGTTTATCCCGAAATAGGATAACAATTTAATTTGTACACGATTTTAATAATACGTAGTTTGATTCAACACGAATAGTAAAGAATATTTTGTTTACCCTGAACTTAGATTGAACGGTGACCTTGTCCTCGATCGGATCCTCGGTTCGAGCACAGTCGTGAATGAAGAACAAAATGAAAGAACAAGAACAATGGctaaaaggaagaaaataaacttatattgttttgatttgcGTATTACAACGTGTcttacaaaagaaaaacttcccttttatatagtagacgAGTTACATCcctagtataagtctaaaaagggtaaaaatcttctttttccaGTAATTATTGGTCCATCATCGACCTTGAGCGAGATCCGCGCCATGATATCCGATTGAGTGCGAATATCACGGCCCTCTATCCGTCATGTGTAACCATTTACCATATTTCCCGAAGTCTTAGAACTCATTCTCGGTCCGGGGCGCGTCACTTTATTATACCCGATGACGAGCACATCGTTCACTCTTCCTGGATCTCGATACGAAGGGTCTTTAACCTCGATTATAATCTCGTATCCGTGCCCTTCCTTCGTTTTTTCACCGGAAAATCAGATAGACAGtaccccgattttacccgtacacacaAAGAATGACCATGGACGAACAATGTAGAAAGTTAAGCTTCGATAACAAGCATGACTAAGGTTTGCAGTAAGGAATCAACCCATCGAGAGCGAGAAATTAGAATAAAATCTTAGAATTTTCAGTAACAAAACCTATCCATGATCAAAAATAAGAAATCAACTGGGTAGaatatcaaaaataagtataCAAAGAGGTAAATTGCCTATTAATTTTGATATATTCTTATGGACGACTCAAGGATAAGGCCACTAAAACTTATGTTTTAGGCAGGGATGGaaataaaatccgaaaaatagaaaaattggaccagaccgaattaattcggtattttctgcggttattcGATATTGATTCGGTACGAATTTTTCGATAGTTCGATATTTCTGTACGGTTCTCAATATAGAACTTTCAATACTTCGGTATACTGAAATATTTTAAGTAAGCCACCCACCACTTTCCAGCCCAAGTTTTTAATGTTCTTATTATATATATGGTAGCTTTTGGAGGATTCAAATGAGAAAAGAAAACGATATAATTTGCATCTGTTTAATACTTGTTGTGATAAACATTCTGTTGCTAATTGTGCACTTTGGCTTTTGTGCTGTTGGTGCTCTATTGCTCAAAGTAAAGACTGGAAATTTCTATGACATTTGTTTTATAGGCAAGATTATGAAAGTATACCTCCATTAGTCCATTTATGAGAACTTGAACCATAAACTGTAAGCTTCCTTGCGCAATTTTCGATTTATTTATAGGTAtgttgtatttctaaattctaaaTATGTTGTATAAGTGCTGGTTGTGTTCTTCATGTTTCAGATATTTTATAAAAGCATGTTTTATTCAATATGTAGTATGTGCAAAACTTCATTAATATAATACGACATAACTCACCAATAAGGGTGATTATGCAGAAAAACTAGCAGTAACAATTATGGTGTTAGTCTAATAGAAACAGACGTCACACTAGAATGTGATCCTTTGATTGTTATTGAGATGTTGAGAAGGAATTCTAAAATTCAAACTGCAGGGAGACCGGCTTTAAAATTCCTCTCGGCTGCAATTAAAGAGATGCGCTAAAGGAGGCCACCTTTATATAAGTCCAAAGAAGGatcaaattgaagaactaggcGGTATCATATATTCTTATGTGAATTCTAATCCATTGCTCCGTTCGCAAAGACTTGGTACAATATCGAAATCGTATCGAAATCATATCgaaccaaacaaagaaaatacTGAATTGTACTACGGaataattttggtacgatattTGATATGTACAATTGATATATCGAATGTCGAAGTATCGAAACGCACACCTCTTAATTTTAGTCGTTCAAGATTCAAGGTTAGTATTTAGTATATCCAAATATATTATTGTTATATATTTCCTAGGTTAGTATTTTGTATATCCAAGTTAGTTATTTGTATCAATACACTATCTTTGTTCTTGTTGTCAAAAATCTTATTGACATACATGCAAATTCATTTGAATAATTTAATTCTAAATTCTAAAATATTAGACAGTTTAATACCGTTTAAAActctaaaatttaaataataattttaaaactcgaAAAGAAGATTTAATTATAGGAAAGTCCTACAAAAAATAGCTTGTATATAACACTTACAGTTCCTTAATTATTTCACcaggaaaaaacaaaaattaagacTGAACACATGGCTAACAAGAATGAAGAAACGAAATAATTCTCGTTTAATTATTGGTACTTCTAGTAACTCTTTCTTTGACTAGACatgattatatatttttgtacCTTAAGACAAaagttaagaaaataaaaaagcgaaataataataatactagtAATATATACTAGTACgcaaaattagttttaaaaagaaaaagaagtgtcAAGAATGAGAAAAGGACTAATAGGGTCTATTACTCTTTCTTTCAAATAGGACCCCACCCAACAACTCCTTAAACTTCATccccatctctctctctctacagCATTTAATTAACAATTCAACAAATTGGATAGAATCTCTATAAAGACTCTTTCTTGTGCTTTTAATCCAAAatcttcttttttcctcttttttgccTATTTGTAATCCAAAATTTTTGCTTCCTTTTTCTCACATGAAAGAATGGAGCTTGGATTAAGCTTAGGAGATACTAATACTGCTGCAACTACTAGAACGACAGCAGCAGCTTCTTCAAAATCATTTTTCTTGTCAAAGAACAAtattacttcttcttcttctgatcaTCAGAACCATAGTAGTAAGAAGAAGAGAAAGGGTATAGGGTTTTGCATGGCTTTAGGAATTAACTCatcaaatggaaaagttcaagaACAACATGAGGATGATGAAGCAGAAAAATccaatggtgatgatgatgaagatgatgagcATACATCCGAAGAAGGGAATACACCAGTTCAGCttgatcttctccctcttgtTCCTGTTCCTCGCCGTAATCTTCCTCAATCCACCCATTGGTCTTCTGATAATGGTAAATATATACACATACCTATACACATAATCATGGGATTTTCATCTAATTCATATACACAAAACCATACATGCAACATAGAAATAAGTGTTTTTTCCGTTTTACTCCAAGATTGAACCATTTTCCAAGAATATTTCAAATATGATGAACATGGGTTTTTTCTCACCTAAGTATAATGTTATACACTTATATACTTGTTCTTACTATTGAACTTATTTTACATTTATTGGGTTCAGTTGAACTGAGAAGGCTCTATTTAtcattgaaattttagtttttttttgacATATTAGTTCTATTACTATTCGTGTAAACAATATTGAGTTTTGTTTCAACTGGTGAATAAAGACTCCATCCGCCAATGACTTCCATTTTCCAAGAAATTTTCGAagtttttttatgaaattgatggTCTGTATTTATGTCTTTATAGGAAGTTCTGAGAATGGTTCGTCCGGTAACGGGGGGCTGCCGGCGGCGAGGGGGTTCGATGTGAACAGGGTTCCGGCGGCGGGTACGGAAGAAGTTTCATCTCCAAACAGTATAGCGTCGTCGTTTCGGATGGATTTTGGTCTTTTTAGGTCTGCTAATATTATTGGGAATAAACGGAACTCGGACTCCGGCGGAGGAAACGACGGCGGTGAACCGGAAAGAGCATCTTCAAGAGCAAGTGATGAAGATGAAAATGGTGTTAATACTCGGAAAAAGCTTAGGTTGTCAAAAGAACAATCAGCTTATCTTGAAGAAAGTTTCAAAGAACACCACACTCTTAATCctgtaagttataaaaagaaaaatagtactCCATACCTTTTATTGTTTTATGGTTATTAAAATAGATATTCTgatttattagtttttttttttttggttttatcgTTTGGTACAGAAGCAAAAGCTGGCACTTGCTAAACAGCTAAATCTAAGGCCAAGACAAGTTGAAGTCTGGTTTCAGAATAGAAGAGCAAGGTTGGTgtccaataaaaaaaattatttttatttgttaagactattttgtacaaaatatttttggtagATTTGGTTATTAAATAATTGAAGGCAACAAAGAAAACATTTGTTTGTGACAGATGGGAATTTTATTAAATGGTCTGGTCTATTTCCCCACTTGGGTACAATTTTGCAGCAACTCCTTTTAATATTCTTGGATAATGTGAGCACTTGTCTTTATATGTATGCAACCACAATAATTAATGCAAATTGAATTCTAGTCATACCAGTTACTCAGCTAGCAGTATGTCATATCattttcttggatttatgtttagattgttttttattgaaataatagtaatagtattAATTATGGAAGAATTAAAATTTTCATTTGCAGGACTAAGTTGAAGCAAACTGAAGTGGATTGTGAGTATTTGAAGAGATGTTGTGAGACACTAACTGAAGAAAACAGAAGGCTACACAAAGAACTTCAAGAATTGAGAGCTTTAAAGAGTTCTAATCCATTTTACATGCAACTTCCGGCCACCACTTTAACTATGTGTCCATCTTGTGAAAGGGTGGCTACCACCACCTCTACCGCTCCTCCCACCACCACCGCCGGCACCACCACTTCCAAAGCTCCAACCCCTATCGCCACCGCCACCGCAACCGCCACTACTAGTGACTCTATTCCTAAAGCTATTCCATTTCTTAATTCTAGACCAAGATTTTTCCCATTTAATACCACCACTAATAATCCCAACCATCCCCATCAATCTGCAGCCTCGTAAAAAAATGTGAATTTTCTCTTGATGTAAATATACTAATCATTGGCTTGCTTTTTCTTCCTCAAAGATCTTGGTAGGATGAGATCATGAAGAGGGTTTTTCTGTGTCCTTTGGGATTCTTGATGGTTTTTTATCTCAACATATCGAAGACTATTTTTGGTTCATTTTATatgtgaaaagaaaaagaaaagtaaaaggaaATGGTATAAGAGAAAAAGGTTTGTAGTTGTACTAGGTTTAGGAGAAGGAATTCCCCTTGTTTTGATcatcttaaaaaaaaaatagagcagTTCTCTTTTTTTGTCTACATGATTTATATCTCTTATTCATCTCTAAAATGTTGAggccccatgagtctcttgtcCCGGTTTAATTTCCATATGTTATCTAAATTTTTCAATAAATGCATAGTTGTACTGTCTAAGGTTTATTAAAAGAGATAAAAACTGAAAAGGATCTATCTATTCAATGTTTTTCTATTATCATGTATGAATTCGAGACTTctaataaaaaatgtaaaaatctaGTCTATCTCATAATATGATATTTCTTTTGTGGTTAGAGGCGGACCTATGTTTAGAACAGGAAGGTCACCGGATCTTTCTGTCAATTTCATCCAAAATTctaaatatgtatatgtattaaaaataattatatattttatttggaACTAAATGGAGTACCGATTAATTAATTTGCTCATGTGCTGGTGTCCTTCAAATTCTGGATTCATCTTTATTTGTGATTCAAAGTATATAAACTAAGCTAGCGTTTTGACATAAATTTGATTAAagttaattatatttatatttgaaCATACAtttatttggaaaaaaattaaagttttgtGTATGGAAGAAAATTTCTTACCCAAAAACTGTTCTAAACCAAATTTATTgatcttttttttaatattagttACTTCACCCGTTTTAATTTATATGaacttatttcttttttagtccgtgtcaaaaaagaatgacttctttccctatttgaaaataatttacattTATGTCatgatttataaccacacaaaatacATGTGACTCAATTTACAttacaaatttaaaaaatttatctctttttttaaatttcatacCCAGTCAattgagttcacataaattataataatattttcacaaaaataattaaaacaaaatttaccaaaatatatAGCCAAACCAAAGCAGAGTAAAAGTCCTTTGTCAAAGGGTTTGATGGATGAATGATGAAGGTCAAGTAAAATGTCCCGGGGTTCAAGGCATGTTTTCGTTGTTGGTTGCCTTTTTAATGATTTCAATTATGAGGCGTGGGGGGAGAGGAAAGGGAGGGGACAAAGATGGGATATTGATCAAAGTGTCTGGTAAAGTTAGGTACCCTTTTATTACGACCCAATTATGAGTCCACACGAGCCAAGTACATTCTCCCATTATTCTGCTTTTCTATTTTCTAATACTGTTTCTCGGCACGTGACCTCTTATCAATACATCATTGTTTTTCAAAACAATTGGTGGTCCTGCCCCTATTTACGGGGTAAATGAAATAGTACCAGTAATATGACTTTAAAAAAGGATTTATATATGTTTAGGTTTGACTTGGCACTCCATTGGTATATAGAGTCAAAGGTTATGATAGGATACAAGGATCTTATAGCTCTAGACCAGGAGGTTTCGATTTCAAATTATgagtttgaaataaaaatatttttctaagaaACCCTACTAGTACAAttgcagagaatatccactaaaATATTCCCTTGTAATGTCCTATCCTGACAAACTAGCCGTTACAGCTCATATCATCGAAGTTCaacctcgacctcgacccttgTTAACATCTCGACTACGGCTCTAATCGACATCTCGACTACGGCTTATGTCGACACTTCGACCAAAGATTTTGTTGCTTCTTAGGTCGCTTCGACTAACGTCGACTCGAGAATCCTTCCCATAATATTATCTTGGCTTGGGTACTCTAGAGACAGATTTTGCCTCAaatagttagtccctccgcttattaagACCGACTTCAAGTGGGGTCGATGAGCAAATTTGCTTGTTATAGTAGAAACAATTGAGCGAGCAGTTCAGGTCGTGGTAGTCATGGTGAGTCGGCAACGTGGCCCTATGCGAACCACCTATTTCAAAACGTCTCGATTTTCCCAATTGGTTTGTTGGAGTTGGGTTGTCCACAAATGAAGATGACGTCATGGTGTCATGCGTTATTATGACGCGTTTTCCCGATGTGTTTACTTCGTTTCTCGTGCGCCCTTTGACTGAACCTGTCGCTTCGGTTTCGGCCCCAGTAAATttaaactattattttttttggtgtCACATTCTTATAAATAGATGTGCTAGGGTGTATTTTTGAAGTTTTAACCCTTCTACTCCGAAACTCCATaactatttctttcttttctgtgACTTAACACTTTCTATTCTAAGGGTTTTCGTTGTTTTCGATCCTTTATTGATTGATACTTTTTTTCTTCCGGTAAAAACATGACTAACGTACCTTTCAATTCGAGTGAGGGAAGTGATTTGTCCCCTTTAGCAATGTTGCTCCCTCCTCGTGAGGAGAACGTTCCCGTTACCATCGAGGACGGAAGCTACCCCAAGGTGAAGGAGATAGTTTCTCGAAACCCCGATACCATGTCTGATTTCTAGAAATTACTTGAAGCGGAGATCGGAGCCAGAAAATCGGCGATGAAAGAGGCTGGTTTGTTGGAGATTATGGCTAAATATGGCCTCCCCAATCACGTCGAGTTGATCTCTGCCGGGTGGGATGCGTCGCAGGTCCATCCTCCAAGGTACTGCGCCTTCTACACCTACCCATTTAACGTCGGCTACACTCTTCCTCTTCTCTGCTGGTGGAGGAATTTTGTCACTACTACAGCGTTTGCCTTGCTCAGCTCGCGCCGTATGTCACAAACTTAAAATGATGCTCACCAAATTTGCGGAGTTGGCCGGGATCGAGCTAACACTTCGACACTTGACGCACCTATTCGCCCCCAGCTTTTATAGGGGGATAATGCTGAATCTCTTACGCCGGAGATAAATGTTTGTCAgtgaagatggatgacaaggACAACCGCCAATTCTGGCTCAACGTTTTCTTTGTTAGAACTGAGGATGTGATGGCCAACACCGATGATTTCCATGAGGTTTGGAATTGTACTCGTAAGTACGCGCCTCTTTATTTGTAGGTATCCAATTTTTCTTTCGTGTTTGGTTGTGGATCTAAACTCCTGTCACTTCTAGTGCAGCTACGTATTTGCATCCACCTTTGATCGAGGATATTTTCGACTGTGTAGGTCGGCTCCTTCCTCACATCGTGGGGATACGTGAGTGGTCGGCCTTCTTCAAAAGGTTTGGGCTCCATCTCCCTTCGACTGGTAAGTTGTTCTCGTCTCCGGCCTCTTAATTATTTCTCTTTTGTGGTTTACTTTGGCTTACTTTCTTTTCCCTTTGTACTTCGCTTAATTACAGCTAGAGGACCCTATAGATGGTCGAGACCTCTCGCGCCTGCGTTACGAAAGAGGAAAAACATTGACTCCTCGGCTTCGGTTGCCTATGCTCCTCTCGGCTAGTGTCCCGATTTCTTCTTCGGCTACGGTTGCCTATGCTCGTTCCCCTGTTGGTGCGTCTTGTCCTGATCCTACTTCGGCCATGGGCACCACGACCTCTTTACCATACCGCCTTGTAGAAGAAGATTAGGAGGAGTGTGTACCTGGTGAGGAAGGTTTGATGTCTCATAAGAGGAGGTTTGTGGATACTGGTTGTGGGGCCGCCCGAGCCGTTGATTTAATGGATGGTGACTTTACGTGCGCGAGATGACAACAAAAATGTCGGGCTGATGTCTGCGATTCTAATGTCGGTGGAGGCCGAAGTGGGTACGTCTCTCCCTTCTATGCTAACGGAGTCCTAAGGGCCGACTACTAGAGTTTTAGACACTTCGCGGTAAGAGGAGTTGTCGACTTCGCATCCAGCTGATGATACTTCTTTGTCGGCTGATGGGAGAGGCAAAGGTGTTGACGCGTTCAGACGTTGATGCTGGTGACCTGAAGATGATGAAGGAAGGGTTTACCTAGCTTGAGATAAGGCTTGAGGGGTCTACGAGGACCATTGTGATCCCTATGGATCATGATTTGTTGAAGAATACGGATAATGTAATTCCTGTCCTCGAACCTCTTTCCTCCAAAATAGAGGGTGAGACCCTCAAAGAACTGGACGATGTCACCTTGCCGAGGAGCATAGCCGACGTTGCTCTAAGGTTGAGTATTCAGTGTTTTGTCCTTCTCTTTTCCGTACTTTGTTAGCAAGAGCATTTTTATTTTTGCCTTCCTTCTTTTTCGTTTTGTGATTTTAGACTGTGAATTTCGAGATTGAAAGTGCACGACGGGAGGAGAAGCGTAAGGAAATATTTGAGATGCTGAAAAACAAAAATTTCGAGTACCGCGGCAAGTACCGGGAGTTTCGTAAGAGGTTGGGTGAGGGCGGAAATTTGCAGTCCCTTCGTGATAAATTAAAGGAGGAGGATGACGAGCTGGTGAGAGTCATCGAGAAGTTTAGCGTCCTTGAGGGGACGTTGAGGAGTAGGGAAGAGGAGCTTGAGGCCAGCAGATTTGTAGAGGCCCAGTGCGGCGAACTGCAAGCACAAGTGGTCGAGCTGCGCAGACAATTGGAAGAAGGTCGGCTTCAGGTGGAGGTCCTTAATGGTAAAGTCGCCGAGAAAGTGGAAAAGTTGGAGAAGGCAGAGGCGGCGCGGTCGGAGGCTCTGAATAAGGCAGTGTCCCTTGAGGTGGTGATTCGAACTCTCCATTCTAAGTGAGAGAATGACTTAACGACGACCAGGCTCCAGGAAGAACGACTTGATGAAAGGATCGTGGAGTTGGAAAGAGAGGCCTCTATTCTCCATGATGGAGTGGTTGCCTTGGAGGCTGAGAAGGCCCAATTATTGGCACATCTATCCTCTTCATGTACTTCGGACTTTCCCAACATTCCTCGGGATTTATATGAGGAGTGGATTCATGCTGAGGCACATCTTAAGAGATTTGCATGCGGCGGGGTCCATTTCTGATGAAGCCCTTAAAGGTGTTCGTGTGAAGGACCGCGAAGCTCGACTTGTTGGTGGGTATGAT
It encodes the following:
- the LOC107819195 gene encoding homeobox-leucine zipper protein HAT14, which codes for MELGLSLGDTNTAATTRTTAAASSKSFFLSKNNITSSSSDHQNHSSKKKRKGIGFCMALGINSSNGKVQEQHEDDEAEKSNGDDDEDDEHTSEEGNTPVQLDLLPLVPVPRRNLPQSTHWSSDNGSSENGSSGNGGLPAARGFDVNRVPAAGTEEVSSPNSIASSFRMDFGLFRSANIIGNKRNSDSGGGNDGGEPERASSRASDEDENGVNTRKKLRLSKEQSAYLEESFKEHHTLNPKQKLALAKQLNLRPRQVEVWFQNRRARTKLKQTEVDCEYLKRCCETLTEENRRLHKELQELRALKSSNPFYMQLPATTLTMCPSCERVATTTSTAPPTTTAGTTTSKAPTPIATATATATTSDSIPKAIPFLNSRPRFFPFNTTTNNPNHPHQSAAS